A window from Vespa velutina chromosome 13, iVesVel2.1, whole genome shotgun sequence encodes these proteins:
- the LOC124953879 gene encoding histone-lysine N-methyltransferase SETMAR-like, with translation MNSTDIRVIFLYEYKLGNNAAKAARNINQAFGENTVNDRKVQHWLEKFRSGDFSLQNKPRGRPETSVKNDALKALMETYPTVSSRELVARMEVDHTTILRHLSKIGKVKKMDKWILHELTERNKLDRLNVCSSLLTRFNRDPFFDRIITCDEKWVLYDNRKRCARWLDRDEACAHTPRPYFIHGKF, from the coding sequence ATGAATTCAACCGATATTcgtgtaattttcttatatgagTATAAACTTGGTAATAATGCTGCAAAAGCTGCACGCAATATAAACCAGGCGTTTGGGGAGAATACTGTGAACGATCGAAAAGTGCAGCATTGGCTTGAAAAATTTCGGTCTGGTGATTTTTCCTTGCAAAATAAACCGCGTGGAAGACCCGAGACGTCTGTGAAAAATGATGCTCTGAAAGCATTGATGGAAACGTATCCAACTGTTTCTTCAAGGGAACTTGTTGCCAGAATGGAAGTTGACCATACAACAATATTGCGACATCTTTCTAAAATTGGCAAGgtgaaaaaaatggataagTGGATACTGCACGAACTAACCGAGAGAAATAAGCTGGATCGCTTGAACGTATGCTCGTCATTGCTAACCCGATTTAATCGAGATCCATTTTTCGATCGGATCATTACTTGTGATGAAAAATGGGTTCTTTACGACAATAGGAAAAGGTGTGCTCGGTGGCTTGATAGGGATGAGGCTTGTGCTCATACTCCACGGCCATACTTCATCCacggaaaattttaa